The window CTCGGTTTGACAATCAGTAAACATATCATTGAAGCTCATGGTGGTTCGATTCGAGTGGAATCTCAACTTCAAAGGGGTACGGTATTTAAAATATTTTTGCAGTCGCCTAAGCTTCGCCGCATGACAAACTTATGACATAACTATTCGGTAAGATAGGTTTGTAAGGTAAACATAACCATAAACGAATCGAGGAGCGATACTTATGTTGAAAAAATTAACAGGCCTTGCGTTGGTAGGCGCGATTGTATTGTCTGTTCCGGTGGCGGTTTTTGCCGAGAACATACAGGAGGCTGCTGCAGCACCAACAAGCAAGTCCACTAAACCAGTTAAGCAGCTGCTTCAGGATAAAGCGCAAATTTTCGGTATATCAACAGATGGCAAAACGAGTGAGCAGATCAAAGCTGAGCTTAAAGCTTTAAGTGCAGCCAAACACACGGAGCAACTGAACAAAGCGGCAGCGAAGCTGGGCATAAGCACAGACGGCAAAACAGCGGAACAGCTTAAAGCTGATATTCAAGCTGCTGTTCAGGTGAAGCTGAAAGAGAAGGCAGTTAAGCTAGGTGTTAGTGCGGATGGGAAAACGAATAAAGAGCTGAGAACAGCGCTTAAGGCAGCCGTTTTACCGAAACTGCAGGAAAAAGCGGCTAATCTTGGTGTTATTACTGATGGAAAAACAAATAAAGAGATTAGAACCGAGCTGCAAGCGGCAGCTTTATCAAAACTGCAAGAGAAAGCAACAGAAGCGGGTGTCACAACGGAAGGCAAGACAGCCAAAGAAATACGCGCTGCTTTAAAGGTGAGTAAAGAGGGCAAAAAGGCAGAAGCAGTGAATAAAAAAGCCGCTAAATTAGGCATCTCCACGGAAGGTAAGACATCCGAGCAGGTATTGGCTGAAATAGAAAGCACATTGAAAGCGAAATGGGAGAAGCAGGCGTAGAAGTAGGGTGGGAGAGTGTAGGAGAAGTACGGGAGAAGTGCAGGAGAAGTGCAGGAATACAGGGGAAGTAATAAAGAAGTGCAGAAGAAGTACTGAAGTAGTACCGAAGAAGTACAAAAGAAGTACAAAAGAAGTACAAAAGAAGTACAGAAGAAATACAGAAGAAATACAGAAGAAGTAGAGAAGAAGTACTGAAATAGTACTGGAATTGTAGAGTAACAGGGTAAGGATAGGAACAAACCTCGAGGGCGGTCTCGGGGTTTGTTTTTTGTATTCATTTTTTCTTGGCTAATGGGTCAAAGTTGTACAGCGTACAACAATTTCGTTGATTTCTTCTTCTTGAGCTGTCGAAGTTGTATTTTGTGCAACAATATAACCTAATTTCCTTCTATAGAGCTACTTTTGGGAGAAAATGTTGCAATTTCTACAACAATGGCCGGGAAAATGCGAAATAGCCATCCCATTGTTGTACAAAATACAAGATTCCCTTTGATCAAACATTCGGACTGGCTAATAATTTTATAATGATAAATTTTACCGAATCCAACTTATATTTCTGCAAGGAACATTGATAAACACGATCATCAAAAATGACAGCATAAGCCGATAGCTCGAATACAAACTTGATTTTGTATGGATTTCGTAAGACTTTCTTAAGATAGTTACGTTATGGTGATAGTAGAGCTTAAATTCATGTAGGTGATGGAGGTGTTTGGCATGAGAAAGCTGCAGAAGACTTTGAAAATTACGGCAGTTGGTTTCGGTGTCGCTCTGCTGGTTGTAGGATGGTGGCTTCTGAAGCCTTTGTTTATTGATAAGGAAGTTAATGAAGCCTTGCCCATCGCATCCCAAATCGAGCAAGGCATCGAAAAGACAGCTGATAAGGACAAAGAAACCGGCGATTTGGAGAACAAAACTCCGACCATGGCAGTTGCGGATATGGAGACAGCTAATCAGACTGCTGCCATGTTTGAAGGAGCCTTTGTCGATGGGGAGCCAGGGCACCATGCGAAGGGGAAAGTCGTTACGTTCGTTAATGGGGATACGACGATTCTTCGTCTAGAAGATCTGGATGCGACCAATGGACCGGATTTGTACGTATTCTTGGCGAAGCCTGGAAGTAAAACAGGTGAAGGCATTAACCTGGGTAAACTGAAAGGCAACATTGGAAATCAGAACTATGAGCTTCCACAGGATACAGACCTTAGCGTCTATAGTAAGGTTGTTATCTATTGCAAGCAATTTAGTGTGGATTTTGGCTATTCTGACCTTAAGAAAAGCTAGTAGTCCATTACACCATAGTTCCCTATAAATTAGAAAATCTCGAGGGCAGCCTCGGGGTTTATTTTTTTTGATTAGTAAAGAGAATATCTCGCGTATTGGCATCAGGTGCGATGAAATCAAACAACTGTTCCGCTTCCTCGGCAACCGCTGCGTGTTCAACCTGGGATAATGGCTCGAATAAGTTGATGGTCAAAATAGCCGATTTGCGTTTCTGCGTGATGGACCATATACCGCGAACAAAACCATCGACAATCAGCGTGGCTCGGATGATGCCATTGTCCGTAAACACCAGATGCTTATCTTCATCACGCATGATGCGGGTGCGATCGTCGTAGGACAGGAGCATATTGTCGAACTCCGATAGGAATCGTGGCGGAGCTGGGGTAGCAGGGTCTGGCCGAGGTGCGTCCGGCAGATCGAACAGCTCGTTTCCTTGCTCGTCGCGAAAAGAAAGTAAGCTGGGGCGCAGCCGCTCGATCACCTCGCGCAGCCGAGTAAGCCCGGACCAGACCTGCATATCCTTGACGGATGCAGGTCCGAAGGCCGCTAGGTAGCGCAGCAGCATGGCTTCGGGGTCTTGCCCTTGTGCCAGCGGGCGGCCGAGCCAAGCCTCCGCCGTGGTGTGGGCGGCCTGCCCGCTGGCGCCCCAGATGCCGCGGGGCGGCACCTGGACAAGCGGTAGGCTGCAGCGCACCGCTTGAGCCAGAGCCGTGGCATCGCGCTGCGGCCACTGGGCTTGGAGGCACTTGCCGAGCTCACTGAAGGTGAGCGGCCGCGCCTCAAGAAGCGCTCGCCCGGCGGCGGCGAGTGCGTCTAGATCCAGTTCGGCAAGCTTCTTGCCGAACGTGCCCTTTAAGGCGCGGTCCTGCACGGACTGCAGGGCGGGGCGCAGCGTCAGGCAGTCTTCGGCCGTGACGAGGTGGATCGTCGAGCGCATGAGGGCGATGCGCACGATGCTTCTGTCCATGATGAGCTGAGATAGCTCCTCATGGCCAAAGTTCTGCAGTCTAGTCCACAACGCCACGTAGGGTGGGTTAGGAGCTTGCGCCTGCAGGCCGATGAGGTGCTGGACAGCCTGGAAGATGGGCATGTCCGAGCGCTCGAGGAGCAATTGCCGAGCTAATAGTGCTCGGTTTAAGGCACGCTGACTGAGGATTTGGCTAGCACAGCCGGTCATGGCTGGTTTAGGAATGTCCGTTTTAGCGCAGCCCTCGTCTGAAGAATTAATTAACGACATGTGCACATGCCTCCTATGATTTGAACGATCATTTGCTTTGTAAATTCCATTATATAACAAGTTACTGACAACGTAATGTCAGGGAGGAATGCATGTTTTATGATCAGATAAGTTGTTTCTGTTGGTATCAGCACGATACAATGGAATTAACGAATATCCGAGAGGTGAAAGGCATGATCAACATCGGTTTAGCCGGATGGGGCGACCATGAGTTAGGCGGCAGCAAAGGGAAGCTGCGGGAGTATGGCGCACACTTTCCGGTTGTGGAAGTTGATACTTCTTTTTACGCAATCCAACCTGAGCGTAATTATATAAAATGGAACCAAGAGACACCAGAACGCTTTGGTTTCATTATTAAAGCTTACCAAGGGATGACGGGTCACCTGAGGGGAGAGAGTCCTTTTGCTGGTGGGATAGAGCAGATGTTTGAGGTGTTCCTACAGTCGATCCAACCTGTTCAAGAAGCGGGGAAGCTTAAAGCTGTTCTGTTTCAGTACCCGCCATGGTTTGATTGTAACAAGACGAATGTAGATGTGCTGCGTGATGCTAAAGAGAAGATGGGCGATGTACCCGTAGCGCTGGAATTCCGCCATCAGAGCTGGTTTACGGAGGAAATGCGCGAAAAGACGCTCACCTTTATGCGGCGAGAGGGTTGGATGCACAGCATCTGTGACGAGCCGCAGGCAGGGATTGGTTCGGTGCCGACAGTGCTGGAGGTTACACACCCCAAGATGACGATGGTTCGATTCCACGGCCGCAATGTTGGAGGTTGGGTGCAAAACAACGAAGCGAATTGGCGCGACGTACGGTACTTATACCATTACAATCAGCAGGAGCTGTTGGAGTGGAAGGCGTGGCTGCTAGAGCTCCAGGAGCACACGCGAGAGATATGCGTGATCTTCAATAACAATTCAGGCGGACATGCCGCAGGGAATGCGAAGGAATTGATGGGGTTGCTCGGTTTAGAATATGAAGGGCTGGGACCACGGCAGTTGGATTTGTTTTAGCAATTGAAAAGGGCTTGTTTGTTTGCGTGTTTACAGATTTTCGGGCTATAGTAAGGGTTATACTTCATTGGGGCTTAGTATAAGCAAAAGAGGAGAGTCAGACAATGGTTGGTGCCATCATCTTAGGTGTTATTGCCCTT is drawn from Paenibacillus sp. V4I7 and contains these coding sequences:
- a CDS encoding winged helix DNA-binding domain-containing protein, which produces MSLINSSDEGCAKTDIPKPAMTGCASQILSQRALNRALLARQLLLERSDMPIFQAVQHLIGLQAQAPNPPYVALWTRLQNFGHEELSQLIMDRSIVRIALMRSTIHLVTAEDCLTLRPALQSVQDRALKGTFGKKLAELDLDALAAAGRALLEARPLTFSELGKCLQAQWPQRDATALAQAVRCSLPLVQVPPRGIWGASGQAAHTTAEAWLGRPLAQGQDPEAMLLRYLAAFGPASVKDMQVWSGLTRLREVIERLRPSLLSFRDEQGNELFDLPDAPRPDPATPAPPRFLSEFDNMLLSYDDRTRIMRDEDKHLVFTDNGIIRATLIVDGFVRGIWSITQKRKSAILTINLFEPLSQVEHAAVAEEAEQLFDFIAPDANTRDILFTNQKK
- a CDS encoding DM13 domain-containing protein, with product MRKLQKTLKITAVGFGVALLVVGWWLLKPLFIDKEVNEALPIASQIEQGIEKTADKDKETGDLENKTPTMAVADMETANQTAAMFEGAFVDGEPGHHAKGKVVTFVNGDTTILRLEDLDATNGPDLYVFLAKPGSKTGEGINLGKLKGNIGNQNYELPQDTDLSVYSKVVIYCKQFSVDFGYSDLKKS
- a CDS encoding DUF72 domain-containing protein, with the protein product MINIGLAGWGDHELGGSKGKLREYGAHFPVVEVDTSFYAIQPERNYIKWNQETPERFGFIIKAYQGMTGHLRGESPFAGGIEQMFEVFLQSIQPVQEAGKLKAVLFQYPPWFDCNKTNVDVLRDAKEKMGDVPVALEFRHQSWFTEEMREKTLTFMRREGWMHSICDEPQAGIGSVPTVLEVTHPKMTMVRFHGRNVGGWVQNNEANWRDVRYLYHYNQQELLEWKAWLLELQEHTREICVIFNNNSGGHAAGNAKELMGLLGLEYEGLGPRQLDLF